The Triticum dicoccoides isolate Atlit2015 ecotype Zavitan chromosome 6A, WEW_v2.0, whole genome shotgun sequence genome has a window encoding:
- the LOC119318401 gene encoding uncharacterized protein LOC119318401 isoform X1 yields MSMDLYGDVFGILQLDEPTYDEESVDRSKHWGDLEEEEEEEEEEEELMEDEDMEAGMQSVYTMSRFLSRRRRKSHLEPSMGQAIRMWLGHRIKLGLKGLIFSRIKSLKKWMSPYILRSSKLWTMFWQPSTKKPGRRRSYGTRRLQRHGGGEREQEEEEAQEGREIFQKRTKSSTWSSSHHVVQLKPPGLRPWSSCLVSKLNATASVCSAKIKSHPPHKMVPGVLLFPHLEGRVYLWHLSFGLRDPFKCHTSGMGTWQV; encoded by the exons ATGAG CATGGACCTCTACGGAGATGTTTTTGGTATCCTACAGCTGGATGAACCTACTTATGAT GAGGAATCTGTTGACCGCAGCAAGCATTGGGGAGacttggaggaggaagaggaagaggaggaagaggaagaggaactaATGGAAGATGAAGACATGGAAGCTGGCATGCAGTCTGTCTACACCATGTCAAG GTTCTTGAGCAGAAGGAGGAGAAAATCTCACCTTGAACCCTCTATGGGTCAAGCCATAC GTATGTGGTTGGGGCACAGGATAAAGCTGGGGTTAAAAGG GTTGATCTTCTCAAGAATCAAAAGTCTGAAAAAGTGGATGTCACCATACATCCTGAGGAGCTCGAAGTTATGGACGATGTTCTGGCAGCCAA GTACGAAGAAGCCCGGGAGGAGGAGAAGCTACGGAACCAGAAGACTTCAGCGACATGGTGGCGGAG AACGCGAGCAAGAGGAAGAGGAAGCGCAAGAAGGACGTGAAATCTTCCAAAAAAGGACTAAAAGTTCTACATGGAGCAGCAGCCACCATGTTGTGCAACTGAAGCCACCGGGGCTCAGGCCATGGTCATCGTGCCTTGTTTCCAAACTCAACGCCACCGCCTCCGTTTGCTCTGCCAAGATTAAATCACATCCACCACACAAGATGGTGCCAGGTGTGCTTTTGTTTCCCCATCTTGAAGGTAGAGTTTATCtgtggcacttatcatttgggCTTAGGGACCCTTTTAAGTGCCACACGTCAGGTATGGGCACATGGCAAGTTTAG
- the LOC119318401 gene encoding uncharacterized protein LOC119318401 isoform X3 gives MSMDLYGDVFGILQLDEPTYDEESVDRSKHWGDLEEEEEEEEEEEELMEDEDMEAGMQSVYTMSRFLSRRRRKSHLEPSMGQAIRMWLGHRIKLGLKGLIFSRIKSLKKWMSPYILRSSKLWTMFWQPSTKKPGRRRSYGTRRLQRHGGGEREQEEEEAQEGREIFQKRTKSSTWSSSHHVVQLKPPGLRPWSSCLVSKLNATASVCSAKIKSHPPHKMVPGVLLFPHLEVYF, from the exons ATGAG CATGGACCTCTACGGAGATGTTTTTGGTATCCTACAGCTGGATGAACCTACTTATGAT GAGGAATCTGTTGACCGCAGCAAGCATTGGGGAGacttggaggaggaagaggaagaggaggaagaggaagaggaactaATGGAAGATGAAGACATGGAAGCTGGCATGCAGTCTGTCTACACCATGTCAAG GTTCTTGAGCAGAAGGAGGAGAAAATCTCACCTTGAACCCTCTATGGGTCAAGCCATAC GTATGTGGTTGGGGCACAGGATAAAGCTGGGGTTAAAAGG GTTGATCTTCTCAAGAATCAAAAGTCTGAAAAAGTGGATGTCACCATACATCCTGAGGAGCTCGAAGTTATGGACGATGTTCTGGCAGCCAA GTACGAAGAAGCCCGGGAGGAGGAGAAGCTACGGAACCAGAAGACTTCAGCGACATGGTGGCGGAG AACGCGAGCAAGAGGAAGAGGAAGCGCAAGAAGGACGTGAAATCTTCCAAAAAAGGACTAAAAGTTCTACATGGAGCAGCAGCCACCATGTTGTGCAACTGAAGCCACCGGGGCTCAGGCCATGGTCATCGTGCCTTGTTTCCAAACTCAACGCCACCGCCTCCGTTTGCTCTGCCAAGATTAAATCACATCCACCACACAAGATGGTGCCAGGTGTGCTTTTGTTTCCCCATCTTGAAG TTTATTTTTGA
- the LOC119318401 gene encoding uncharacterized protein LOC119318401 isoform X4 — MSMDLYGDVFGILQLDEPTYDEESVDRSKHWGDLEEEEEEEEEEEELMEDEDMEAGMQSVYTMSRFLSRRRRKSHLEPSMGQAIRMWLGHRIKLGLKGLIFSRIKSLKKWMSPYILRSSKLWTMFWQPSTKKPGRRRSYGTRRLQRHGGGEREQEEEEAQEGREIFQKRTKSSTWSSSHHVVQLKPPGLRPWSSCLVSKLNATASVCSAKIKSHPPHKMVPVYF; from the exons ATGAG CATGGACCTCTACGGAGATGTTTTTGGTATCCTACAGCTGGATGAACCTACTTATGAT GAGGAATCTGTTGACCGCAGCAAGCATTGGGGAGacttggaggaggaagaggaagaggaggaagaggaagaggaactaATGGAAGATGAAGACATGGAAGCTGGCATGCAGTCTGTCTACACCATGTCAAG GTTCTTGAGCAGAAGGAGGAGAAAATCTCACCTTGAACCCTCTATGGGTCAAGCCATAC GTATGTGGTTGGGGCACAGGATAAAGCTGGGGTTAAAAGG GTTGATCTTCTCAAGAATCAAAAGTCTGAAAAAGTGGATGTCACCATACATCCTGAGGAGCTCGAAGTTATGGACGATGTTCTGGCAGCCAA GTACGAAGAAGCCCGGGAGGAGGAGAAGCTACGGAACCAGAAGACTTCAGCGACATGGTGGCGGAG AACGCGAGCAAGAGGAAGAGGAAGCGCAAGAAGGACGTGAAATCTTCCAAAAAAGGACTAAAAGTTCTACATGGAGCAGCAGCCACCATGTTGTGCAACTGAAGCCACCGGGGCTCAGGCCATGGTCATCGTGCCTTGTTTCCAAACTCAACGCCACCGCCTCCGTTTGCTCTGCCAAGATTAAATCACATCCACCACACAAGATGGTGCCAG TTTATTTTTGA
- the LOC119318400 gene encoding 18S rRNA (guanine-N(7))-methyltransferase RID2 has translation MPRPEVQAPPEIFYNESEARKYTTSSRIIEIQARISERALELLALPDDGVPKMLLDIGCGSGLSGETLTEHGHHWIGCDISQSMLDVALERETEGDLLLADMGEGLGLRPGVMDGAISISAVQWLCNADKSSHEPRLRLKAFFGSLYRCLARGARAVLQFYADNVKQTEMLVSFAMKAGFAGGVVIDWPHSSKAKKSYLVLTCGTSSVASLPKGKGENGEMCSSDDDGDDDESNDDQTVGTYGRNRSNKRQKVNKKNGRGKDWLLRKKEQMRKRGRDVPADTKYTGRKRKTRF, from the exons ATGCCGCGGCCGGAGGTGCAGGCCCCGCCGGAGATATTCTACAACGAGTCGGAGGCGCGCAAGTACACCACCTCCTCCCGCATCATCGAAATCCAG GCGAGGATCTCCGAGAGGGCGCTGGAGCTGCTGGCGCTCCCGGACGACGGCGTCCCCAAGATGCTGCTCGACATCG GGTGCGGCTCCGGGCTTAGCGGTGAGACGCTGACGGAGCACGGGCACCACTGGATCGGCTGCGATATCTCACAGTCCATGCTTG ATGTTGCTTTGGAGCGGGAGACGGAGGGAGACCTCCTGCTTGCAGACATGGGCGAG GGCTTAGGCTTGCGCCCAGGAGTTATGGATGGTGCAATTAGTATTTCAGCAGTCCAG TGGTTATGCAATGCGGACAAGTCTTCTCATGAACCAAGATTGCGGTTAAA GGCTTTCTTTGGATCACTATATAGATGCTTAGCAAGGGGAGCAAGGGCTGTTCTACAGTTTTATGCTGATAATGTGAAACAAACCGAAATGCTCGTGTCTTTTGCCATGAAAGCTGGATTTGCTGGTGGAGTGGTTATTGACTGGCCTCATAG TTCGAAAGCAAAGAAGTCCTACCTTGTCCTCACTTGTGGTACATCTTCTGTCGCATCTCTTCCAAAGGGGAAAGGTGAAAACGGTGAGATGTGCAGcagtgatgatgacggtgatgatgatgagaGCAACGATGACCAAACA GTTGGCACATATGGACGGAACAGGTCGAACAAGAGGCAGAAGGTGAACAAGAAGAACGGCAGGGGCAAGGATTGGCTGCTGAGGAAAAAGGAGCAGATGAGGAAAAGAGGCCGCGACGTCCCCGCCGACACGAAATACACAGGGCGGAAGCGGAAAACCCGCTTCTAA
- the LOC119318401 gene encoding uncharacterized protein LOC119318401 isoform X2 yields MGKGERGKPPVDEEESVDRSKHWGDLEEEEEEEEEEEELMEDEDMEAGMQSVYTMSRFLSRRRRKSHLEPSMGQAIRMWLGHRIKLGLKGLIFSRIKSLKKWMSPYILRSSKLWTMFWQPSTKKPGRRRSYGTRRLQRHGGGEREQEEEEAQEGREIFQKRTKSSTWSSSHHVVQLKPPGLRPWSSCLVSKLNATASVCSAKIKSHPPHKMVPGVLLFPHLEGRVYLWHLSFGLRDPFKCHTSGMGTWQV; encoded by the exons atggggaaaggggaaaggggaaagCCTCCTGTGGATGAG GAGGAATCTGTTGACCGCAGCAAGCATTGGGGAGacttggaggaggaagaggaagaggaggaagaggaagaggaactaATGGAAGATGAAGACATGGAAGCTGGCATGCAGTCTGTCTACACCATGTCAAG GTTCTTGAGCAGAAGGAGGAGAAAATCTCACCTTGAACCCTCTATGGGTCAAGCCATAC GTATGTGGTTGGGGCACAGGATAAAGCTGGGGTTAAAAGG GTTGATCTTCTCAAGAATCAAAAGTCTGAAAAAGTGGATGTCACCATACATCCTGAGGAGCTCGAAGTTATGGACGATGTTCTGGCAGCCAA GTACGAAGAAGCCCGGGAGGAGGAGAAGCTACGGAACCAGAAGACTTCAGCGACATGGTGGCGGAG AACGCGAGCAAGAGGAAGAGGAAGCGCAAGAAGGACGTGAAATCTTCCAAAAAAGGACTAAAAGTTCTACATGGAGCAGCAGCCACCATGTTGTGCAACTGAAGCCACCGGGGCTCAGGCCATGGTCATCGTGCCTTGTTTCCAAACTCAACGCCACCGCCTCCGTTTGCTCTGCCAAGATTAAATCACATCCACCACACAAGATGGTGCCAGGTGTGCTTTTGTTTCCCCATCTTGAAGGTAGAGTTTATCtgtggcacttatcatttgggCTTAGGGACCCTTTTAAGTGCCACACGTCAGGTATGGGCACATGGCAAGTTTAG